In Desulfonatronum thiosulfatophilum, a single window of DNA contains:
- a CDS encoding iron ABC transporter substrate-binding protein, producing the protein MAIIMNSATLPGNHPLINRPIRSTLSRLAGYMQGEYNMRHVSSRLAIIPAILLYGMIWSLPTMAHARQTIDILGREVTIPAQVDRVICSGSGCLRLLVYLQGHDRIVGVDSAEKGGLPFSTEARPYAVTQPHLGEHPLFGEFRGHDNPELIAALAPGPQVILKTNAPRDGGTDMLQAKTGIPVIGLGYGNLTTQRDNLNQTLRVMGHVLGLEERAEAVISYFDVLEADLRRRAELVSDDKRPSVYIGGLAHRGGHGFASTEPSYAPFAFLNVRNVAGELAGNKETVAHATVSKEQLLLWDPDVVFLDISTTLLQSGANGLEELRTDKAYQSLSVVRSNNVFGVFPYNAYTTNYESVLANAYYIGTVLYPEQFADIAPMAKAEEISNFLNGGPAFEHINSNFNNLGFSRVTF; encoded by the coding sequence ATGGCAATCATCATGAATTCCGCAACACTACCAGGCAATCATCCTCTGATCAATCGACCCATTCGATCAACTTTGTCCCGGCTGGCCGGGTATATGCAGGGAGAATACAACATGCGACACGTCTCGTCGCGCCTCGCGATCATTCCGGCTATCCTCCTCTACGGCATGATTTGGTCCCTGCCGACCATGGCTCATGCCCGGCAGACCATCGACATCCTGGGCCGGGAGGTGACCATCCCGGCCCAGGTGGACCGGGTGATCTGCTCCGGCTCGGGATGTCTGCGTCTGCTGGTGTACTTACAGGGGCATGACCGGATTGTAGGAGTCGACAGTGCGGAAAAAGGCGGTCTCCCCTTTTCCACGGAGGCCCGGCCCTATGCGGTGACCCAGCCGCACCTCGGCGAACACCCTCTGTTCGGGGAATTTCGAGGCCATGACAATCCGGAGTTGATCGCGGCTCTGGCCCCTGGACCGCAAGTGATCCTCAAGACCAATGCCCCCCGTGACGGCGGCACGGACATGCTTCAGGCCAAGACCGGCATTCCTGTTATCGGCCTGGGCTACGGGAATTTGACCACCCAGCGGGATAATCTCAATCAGACCTTGCGAGTAATGGGTCATGTTCTGGGTTTGGAGGAACGAGCCGAGGCCGTGATTTCTTATTTCGATGTTCTCGAGGCTGATCTGCGACGCCGGGCCGAGTTGGTTTCCGACGACAAAAGACCGAGCGTCTACATTGGCGGCCTGGCCCACCGCGGCGGCCATGGATTCGCATCCACCGAACCGTCCTATGCACCTTTCGCATTCCTGAACGTGCGCAATGTGGCCGGGGAACTTGCCGGAAACAAGGAGACCGTGGCCCATGCCACGGTTTCCAAGGAACAGCTCCTACTCTGGGATCCGGATGTCGTGTTCTTGGACATTTCCACGACCCTCCTCCAATCCGGCGCCAACGGCCTGGAGGAACTGCGAACGGACAAAGCCTACCAGTCCCTGAGCGTTGTCCGCAGCAACAACGTTTTCGGCGTCTTCCCCTACAATGCCTACACCACGAACTACGAATCCGTGCTCGCCAATGCCTATTACATCGGCACGGTACTCTACCCGGAACAATTCGCGGACATCGCCCCCATGGCCAAAGCCGAGGAGATCAGCAACTTTCTCAACGGCGGACCGGCCTTTGAGCACATCAATTCAAATTTCAACAACCTGGGGTTCAGCAGGGTCACGTTCTGA
- a CDS encoding type II toxin-antitoxin system Phd/YefM family antitoxin gives MKIISDREFRNNPGKLRKELEHGDVVLAKRGKPYAVMLPVMNIERLDEVLELASRIKAQMALSRVRNKAALSGMDQLSEAEIDAEISEVRKERRT, from the coding sequence ATGAAAATCATCAGCGATCGAGAATTCAGGAACAATCCCGGAAAACTTCGCAAGGAGCTGGAGCATGGCGATGTCGTGCTTGCGAAACGTGGAAAGCCGTATGCGGTGATGCTGCCTGTCATGAATATTGAACGTTTGGACGAAGTTCTGGAGCTGGCATCCCGCATCAAGGCGCAGATGGCCTTGTCCCGCGTCAGAAACAAGGCTGCGCTCAGTGGAATGGATCAGCTCAGCGAGGCGGAAATCGATGCGGAAATTTCGGAGGTTCGCAAGGAAAGGCGAACGTAG
- a CDS encoding putative toxin-antitoxin system toxin component, PIN family produces MLAVVDTNVLVSGLLTLHTIPARVVDMIYTGRIHCLHDDRILDEYRRVLSRPKFAQAISSREVNDLLSYLVHSGRTILSEPLRGLPGNVPDPDDLPFAEVAVTGNAACLITGNTIHFHFLTMPPWSIAVFSPREAYDMLCKEV; encoded by the coding sequence ATGCTGGCGGTAGTGGACACCAACGTCCTGGTTTCAGGCCTGCTCACCCTCCACACCATACCGGCCAGGGTGGTGGATATGATCTACACCGGCCGCATCCACTGCCTGCATGATGATCGCATACTGGATGAATACCGACGTGTCCTGTCCCGGCCAAAGTTTGCCCAAGCCATCTCATCGCGGGAAGTGAACGACCTGCTTTCCTATTTGGTCCACTCCGGCCGAACCATCCTTTCCGAACCGCTCAGAGGGCTCCCAGGAAACGTCCCGGACCCCGACGATCTGCCTTTTGCCGAGGTCGCCGTAACCGGAAATGCTGCATGCTTGATCACCGGAAATACGATCCATTTCCATTTTCTCACCATGCCTCCCTGGAGCATCGCGGTTTTCTCTCCTCGCGAAGCCTATGACATGCTTTGCAAGGAAGTTTGA
- a CDS encoding FecCD family ABC transporter permease — MTHFDHGQPPSEYSAYIGRKILFLFLLTLLTGMLLVTAVSLGAVRIPAWDVILAFFGLSEDARFSIIIRNIRLPHALAALLAGAGLAAAGAAMQSILRNPLGSPFTLGISQAGAFGAAFAVMLLGTGTMQSTQVGAVSIANPYMTTICAFIACMAASLIIIAIARLRGASPEVMVLSGVALGSLFSAGTMFLQYFADDVQLAAMVFWTFGDVGRAGWPEVGFMAVVVAGALLFFILNRWNYNAIDAGDETARGLGVRVELVRMVGMMVASLVTAVIVSFLGIIGFVGLVCPHIVRRIIGDDHRFLLPASALTGACLLLAADTAARLMLAPRVLPVSILTAFLGAPTFLYLLIRGRNR, encoded by the coding sequence ATGACCCATTTTGATCACGGCCAACCGCCTTCGGAATATAGCGCCTACATCGGCCGCAAGATCCTGTTCCTGTTTTTGCTGACCCTGCTGACCGGTATGTTGCTGGTCACGGCTGTTTCCCTGGGGGCGGTGCGCATTCCGGCATGGGATGTAATTCTGGCATTTTTCGGCTTGAGCGAGGACGCCCGGTTTTCCATCATCATCCGCAACATCCGTCTGCCTCACGCCCTGGCCGCCTTGCTGGCCGGGGCCGGGCTGGCCGCGGCAGGGGCGGCCATGCAGTCCATTCTGCGCAACCCCCTGGGATCGCCCTTCACCCTGGGCATTTCCCAGGCCGGAGCGTTTGGCGCGGCCTTTGCCGTGATGCTCCTGGGCACCGGGACCATGCAAAGCACCCAGGTGGGAGCGGTGAGTATCGCCAACCCCTACATGACCACGATCTGTGCGTTCATCGCCTGCATGGCCGCATCCCTGATCATCATCGCCATTGCCCGGCTGCGCGGGGCCAGCCCGGAGGTGATGGTCCTGAGCGGGGTGGCTTTGGGATCGCTCTTTTCCGCCGGGACCATGTTTTTGCAGTATTTTGCAGACGACGTGCAGCTGGCGGCCATGGTCTTCTGGACCTTCGGCGACGTGGGTCGGGCCGGTTGGCCGGAAGTGGGCTTCATGGCCGTGGTTGTGGCCGGGGCACTGCTCTTTTTCATCCTGAACCGCTGGAACTACAATGCCATCGACGCCGGGGACGAGACGGCCAGGGGGCTGGGCGTACGCGTGGAGCTGGTCCGGATGGTCGGCATGATGGTCGCCTCCCTGGTCACGGCAGTGATCGTCTCTTTTCTGGGCATCATCGGCTTCGTGGGGCTGGTTTGCCCGCACATCGTGCGCCGGATCATCGGCGACGACCATCGCTTTCTGCTGCCTGCCTCGGCTCTCACCGGCGCCTGTCTGCTTTTGGCCGCGGATACCGCGGCCCGCCTGATGCTCGCCCCCCGTGTCCTGCCCGTCTCCATCCTCACGGCCTTTCTCGGAGCGCCCACTTTTCTCTACCTGCTGATCCGGGGACGCAACCGATGA
- a CDS encoding ABC transporter ATP-binding protein codes for MILDVQNIRIGYNGRLVLQGLDFVVNRGQVLTILGPNGVGKTTLLRCINAMLKPKSGAVLVENADVFRMRAGDIAKRLGYVAQRNEAGRMTAFDAVLLGRKPHLRWKVTESDLRKVDGALKQLGLEHLALRHINEMSGGELQKVCIARALVQEPSVLLLDEPTSSLDLKNQLEILRTISHVVHEHQLAAVMTMHDLNMAFRFSDAFVFIKEGKVFCCGKNEELTPDMIREVYGVPVDILRHQGQTVVVPCV; via the coding sequence ATGATTCTCGACGTGCAAAACATCCGCATCGGCTACAACGGCCGACTGGTCCTGCAAGGCCTTGACTTTGTCGTGAACCGCGGCCAAGTGCTGACCATTCTCGGCCCCAACGGCGTGGGCAAGACCACGCTCCTGCGCTGCATCAACGCCATGCTCAAACCCAAGTCCGGGGCCGTGCTCGTGGAAAATGCCGACGTCTTCCGGATGCGCGCCGGAGACATCGCCAAGCGCCTGGGCTACGTGGCCCAGCGCAACGAGGCAGGACGCATGACCGCCTTCGACGCCGTGCTCCTGGGTCGCAAGCCGCACCTGCGCTGGAAGGTGACCGAATCCGACCTGCGCAAGGTGGACGGCGCCCTGAAACAGTTGGGCCTGGAGCATCTGGCCCTGCGGCATATCAACGAGATGAGCGGCGGCGAACTGCAGAAGGTCTGCATTGCCCGGGCTCTAGTGCAAGAGCCCTCGGTGCTGCTCCTGGACGAACCCACCAGCAGCCTGGATCTCAAGAATCAGCTGGAGATCCTGCGCACCATCAGCCATGTGGTCCATGAACACCAACTGGCCGCGGTGATGACCATGCACGACCTGAACATGGCTTTCCGCTTTTCTGACGCCTTCGTATTCATCAAGGAGGGCAAGGTCTTCTGCTGTGGAAAGAACGAGGAACTCACCCCGGACATGATCCGGGAAGTCTACGGAGTCCCCGTGGACATCCTGCGCCATCAGGGACAAACCGTGGTCGTTCCCTGCGTTTGA
- a CDS encoding FmdE family protein: MNCTLTQEQVDRAVAFHGHECPGLWIGLRAAELCLRELGHNDDNPITAVVETDMCGVDGIQVLTGCTLGKGNLIHRDLGKTAFSFYRTTDGKALRAVFQREAMGPENGELRELMKKVFSGSATTEEQSRAKELKTKTRRRIFEASLEDLFTVTEPTAPAPRSAKILDSLNCVACGESTMESRTRRFAGQTYCIPCFAVVEQKV, translated from the coding sequence ATGAACTGCACCCTGACCCAGGAACAGGTGGACCGGGCCGTGGCGTTTCACGGCCATGAGTGCCCGGGGTTGTGGATCGGCCTGCGGGCTGCGGAGCTCTGCCTGCGCGAGCTGGGCCACAACGATGACAATCCGATCACCGCCGTTGTGGAGACGGACATGTGCGGCGTGGACGGCATCCAGGTGCTCACCGGATGCACCCTGGGCAAGGGCAATTTGATCCATAGGGATCTGGGCAAGACGGCCTTCTCCTTTTATCGAACCACGGATGGCAAGGCCCTGCGGGCGGTCTTCCAGCGAGAAGCCATGGGACCGGAGAACGGCGAGTTGCGCGAATTGATGAAAAAAGTTTTTTCCGGCTCGGCCACCACAGAGGAGCAGAGCCGCGCCAAGGAACTCAAGACCAAGACCCGCCGGCGCATCTTCGAGGCTTCCCTGGAGGACCTCTTCACAGTGACCGAACCGACCGCGCCCGCACCGCGTTCCGCCAAGATCCTGGACAGCCTGAACTGCGTTGCCTGCGGTGAATCCACCATGGAATCCCGCACCCGCCGCTTTGCCGGCCAAACCTACTGCATTCCCTGCTTTGCAGTCGTGGAGCAAAAAGTGTAG
- the trhA gene encoding PAQR family membrane homeostasis protein TrhA, producing the protein MVALDISGRYTLREEVANSITHGLGVVLSIAGLAVLTGLAGRYGDAWHIVSCSIFGSTLILLYTASTLYHGIPHPGAKKILRIVDHCAIFLLIAGTYTPFTLVNLRGPWGWSLFGAIWGLALLGIILQLTPWRRFRVLSVLLYVGMGWAVVVATNPLLNAVHPNGLLLLALGGLAYTGGIVFYAWRRLPHHHAIWHLFVLTGSVLHFFAVLLYVIPFSA; encoded by the coding sequence ATGGTCGCCCTGGACATTTCCGGAAGATACACCCTGCGTGAAGAGGTCGCGAACAGCATCACCCACGGCCTGGGCGTGGTGCTGTCCATTGCCGGGCTGGCGGTTCTGACCGGACTGGCCGGCCGCTACGGCGATGCCTGGCATATTGTGAGCTGCAGCATTTTCGGTTCCACGCTGATCCTGCTGTACACGGCCTCCACCCTGTATCACGGCATCCCCCATCCCGGCGCGAAAAAGATCCTGCGGATCGTGGACCACTGCGCCATTTTCCTGCTCATAGCCGGAACCTACACTCCCTTCACCCTGGTCAACCTGCGCGGGCCCTGGGGCTGGTCGCTTTTCGGCGCTATCTGGGGGCTCGCCCTGCTGGGCATCATCCTCCAGCTGACTCCCTGGCGCCGCTTCCGGGTGCTGTCCGTGCTGCTCTACGTGGGCATGGGCTGGGCTGTGGTCGTGGCCACCAATCCGCTGCTGAACGCCGTTCATCCCAACGGCCTGCTCCTTCTGGCCCTGGGAGGCCTGGCCTACACCGGAGGCATCGTCTTCTACGCCTGGCGCAGGCTGCCCCATCACCACGCCATCTGGCATCTGTTCGTCCTGACCGGCAGCGTATTGCACTTCTTCGCCGTGCTGCTTTACGTCATCCCCTTCAGCGCCTGA
- a CDS encoding MarC family protein produces the protein MTEHFNLFLSVYIMLFFLLTPFFVLSAFLSMTKEMGIPARRRLARRVTLAVTITGCILSVAGNAIFNVFGITLDAFRIGAGALLFLSAVSLVRGTRVEPAQESDGDISVVPLAIPITIGPATVGALLVIGAGAEDLTERAISIIAFICASLSVGLMLMTANTIERVVGRLGLTILSKLTGLILSALSAQIVFTGIRGMLEL, from the coding sequence ATGACCGAACATTTCAATCTCTTCCTGAGCGTGTACATCATGCTCTTCTTCCTGCTCACGCCCTTTTTCGTCCTCTCCGCTTTTTTGTCCATGACCAAGGAAATGGGCATTCCCGCACGCAGGCGGCTGGCCCGTCGGGTCACCCTGGCCGTGACCATTACCGGATGCATCCTCTCCGTTGCCGGCAACGCCATCTTCAATGTATTCGGCATCACTCTGGATGCCTTTCGCATCGGCGCGGGCGCTCTGCTCTTTCTCTCCGCCGTGTCCCTGGTCCGGGGCACCAGGGTCGAGCCGGCCCAGGAATCGGACGGCGACATCAGCGTGGTGCCCCTGGCCATCCCCATCACCATCGGCCCGGCCACGGTGGGCGCCCTGCTGGTCATTGGCGCCGGCGCCGAAGATCTGACGGAACGGGCCATCAGCATCATCGCCTTCATTTGCGCCAGCCTTTCAGTGGGGTTGATGCTCATGACCGCCAACACCATTGAACGAGTCGTGGGGCGACTGGGGCTGACCATCCTCTCCAAGCTAACCGGTCTGATTCTCTCCGCCCTGTCCGCGCAGATCGTCTTCACCGGAATCAGAGGCATGCTGGAGTTGTAA
- a CDS encoding amino acid ABC transporter permease: MAIRPIRFAVNHYRDFLLYALLMGALAWFIASGEQSMGYQWKWYRMSRYLLQITEDGWIIGPLFQGLIVTFKISGLSLILALFFGLTAALFRLSDSFTARLVAKCYIEFIRNTPLLTQIFFIYYVIGPVLGLNAFGSAVLALSLFEGAYASEIFRAGIVSIHKGQWEASYSLGLSQRDTYRKVIFPQAIRRILPPLTGVGVTLIKDSSLASTIAIYELTQQGNIVASDTFMVFEVWFTVAAIYLAITFPLSMAVAELGKRMRSREQ, encoded by the coding sequence ATGGCCATTCGGCCCATCCGCTTTGCAGTAAATCATTATCGAGATTTCCTGCTCTACGCCCTGCTCATGGGGGCATTGGCCTGGTTCATTGCCAGTGGAGAGCAGAGCATGGGATACCAGTGGAAATGGTATCGCATGTCCCGGTATCTGCTCCAGATCACCGAGGACGGCTGGATCATCGGGCCGCTTTTCCAGGGACTGATCGTCACGTTCAAGATTTCCGGCCTGAGCCTGATTCTGGCTTTGTTTTTCGGCCTCACAGCAGCTCTTTTCCGCCTCTCCGACTCATTCACGGCCAGACTGGTGGCCAAATGCTATATCGAATTCATCCGCAACACTCCGCTTCTGACCCAGATTTTTTTCATTTACTATGTCATCGGACCGGTCCTGGGGCTGAACGCCTTCGGCTCCGCCGTGCTGGCCCTGTCGCTCTTTGAAGGCGCCTATGCCTCGGAAATCTTCCGGGCGGGAATCGTCTCCATCCACAAGGGGCAATGGGAGGCATCCTACAGTCTGGGCCTTTCTCAAAGGGACACCTACCGCAAGGTGATCTTTCCCCAGGCCATCCGACGGATTCTGCCGCCCCTGACCGGCGTCGGCGTCACACTGATCAAGGATTCCTCCCTGGCCAGCACCATCGCCATCTACGAACTGACCCAGCAGGGCAATATCGTCGCCTCGGACACCTTCATGGTCTTCGAGGTCTGGTTCACGGTGGCGGCCATCTATTTGGCCATCACCTTCCCCCTGTCCATGGCGGTGGCCGAACTGGGCAAACGGATGCGCTCCAGAGAGCAGTGA
- a CDS encoding amino acid ABC transporter ATP-binding protein translates to MQTSTQKSITPPKKTIGPEIIVVRDIVKTYPGGFRALDHVSFTVRQGEVVVVIGPSGSGKSTLLRCLNGLEDIDSGSITIDEVPLDDSPRNRLTIRTEVGMVFQSFNLFPHMTVLQNVNLAQVQVRKKSRKDAEETTFGLLERVGLTDKAHAYPARLSGGQQQRVAIARALAMHPKVMLFDEATSALDPETIGEVLEVMKGLAFDGMTMVVVTHEMGFAREAGDRIVFMENGRILEEAETQDFFSRPRQERTRAFLSQILCGPMPGFEESTLTTKENNK, encoded by the coding sequence ATGCAGACAAGCACCCAAAAGTCGATCACCCCGCCGAAGAAGACCATAGGTCCAGAGATCATCGTCGTCCGGGACATCGTCAAGACCTACCCCGGCGGGTTCCGCGCCCTGGACCATGTCTCCTTCACCGTTCGCCAGGGCGAGGTGGTGGTGGTCATTGGTCCCTCTGGTTCGGGCAAATCCACATTGCTGCGCTGCTTGAACGGCCTGGAGGATATCGACTCCGGATCGATCACCATCGACGAGGTTCCCCTGGATGATAGTCCCCGGAACCGGCTGACCATCCGGACCGAGGTGGGCATGGTCTTCCAGTCCTTCAACCTGTTTCCGCACATGACCGTGCTGCAGAACGTGAACCTGGCCCAGGTCCAGGTCCGGAAAAAATCCCGCAAGGACGCCGAAGAGACGACATTTGGCCTGCTGGAACGGGTCGGGCTCACGGACAAGGCCCACGCCTACCCGGCCCGCCTTTCCGGCGGGCAGCAGCAACGGGTGGCCATTGCCCGGGCTCTGGCCATGCATCCCAAGGTCATGCTCTTTGACGAAGCCACCAGCGCCCTGGACCCGGAGACCATCGGCGAAGTCCTGGAAGTCATGAAGGGCCTGGCCTTCGACGGCATGACCATGGTCGTGGTCACCCATGAAATGGGCTTTGCCCGCGAGGCCGGCGACCGGATCGTCTTCATGGAAAACGGCCGGATCCTGGAGGAGGCCGAAACGCAGGACTTTTTCAGCCGTCCCCGCCAGGAACGCACCCGAGCCTTTCTCAGCCAGATCCTGTGCGGACCAATGCCTGGCTTTGAAGAATCAACCTTAACCACCAAGGAGAACAACAAATGA
- a CDS encoding transporter substrate-binding domain-containing protein: MKICRNLLRTALMAALLLCIAVTAQARNITQELTRESALTRIMERGALRVGFDTFVPWAMQDKTGEFIGFEIDVARRFAEDLGVRVELVPTAWRGIIPALMTGKFDLLIGGMSIRADRAQQVYFSMPYYFTGQSLVAHRDKAAGFTTLEDFNNSGVIIVARTGTTAQRAAETFFPDAQRKYFEKEPQAVQELLMGRAHALIGNAPLPSQEAIKNPDRLFQPIPENLTREPVGIAMRKGDPDMLNYVNSWILQITGEGWIQERYKFWFETMDWKDQVE, encoded by the coding sequence ATGAAAATTTGTCGCAATCTGCTGCGTACGGCCCTGATGGCCGCCTTGCTCCTCTGCATAGCCGTCACGGCTCAGGCCCGGAACATCACCCAGGAACTGACCCGCGAAAGCGCCCTGACCCGGATCATGGAACGTGGAGCCCTACGCGTGGGCTTCGACACCTTTGTGCCGTGGGCCATGCAGGACAAGACCGGGGAGTTCATCGGCTTTGAAATCGACGTTGCTAGGCGCTTCGCCGAGGATCTGGGCGTGCGCGTCGAACTCGTGCCCACGGCCTGGCGAGGAATTATCCCGGCCCTGATGACCGGCAAATTCGACCTGCTCATCGGCGGCATGAGCATCCGCGCCGACCGCGCCCAGCAGGTCTATTTCAGCATGCCCTACTACTTCACCGGCCAATCCCTGGTTGCCCATCGGGATAAAGCCGCCGGCTTCACCACCCTGGAGGACTTCAACAACTCCGGCGTGATCATCGTCGCCCGCACCGGCACCACGGCCCAGCGCGCCGCGGAAACATTCTTCCCGGATGCCCAGCGCAAGTACTTTGAAAAGGAGCCCCAGGCCGTCCAGGAACTGCTCATGGGCCGTGCTCATGCCCTGATCGGCAACGCTCCCCTGCCGTCCCAGGAAGCGATTAAGAATCCGGATCGACTCTTCCAGCCCATTCCGGAAAACCTGACCCGTGAACCCGTCGGCATCGCCATGCGCAAAGGCGACCCGGACATGCTCAACTACGTCAACAGCTGGATTCTCCAGATCACCGGCGAAGGCTGGATCCAGGAACGATATAAATTCTGGTTCGAAACCATGGACTGGAAGGATCAAGTCGAATAA
- a CDS encoding amino acid ABC transporter permease, with amino-acid sequence MPQKKPRFTTLDAVLILAIIAFGVFFVWRVTTTMEYQWRWHLLANYLLRWDEAAGRWVPGLVTQGLLTTIRLSFWTMLLATLIGTVMGLARSSKALFPRMVAWTYVEVVRNIPPLVLIFIFYFFLADQLMSFLGVDALLRNLPDWARDLLPWVAVPVDRMPNFLAALLTLAVYEGAYITEHVRSGIQSVERGQREAAYALGLSSWQQMRHVIFPQALSRIIPPLSGQFIATIKDTAIVSVISVQELTFQGLELMASTYMTFEIMITITALYLTVTLSFSSLAGLVERRMRRVYG; translated from the coding sequence ATGCCCCAGAAGAAACCCCGCTTCACCACCCTCGACGCCGTCCTGATCCTGGCGATCATCGCCTTCGGGGTCTTTTTCGTCTGGCGCGTCACGACCACCATGGAGTACCAATGGCGGTGGCATTTGCTGGCCAACTATCTGCTGCGCTGGGACGAGGCCGCCGGGCGGTGGGTTCCGGGGCTGGTTACCCAAGGTTTGCTGACCACGATACGCCTCAGCTTTTGGACCATGCTTCTGGCCACGCTCATCGGCACGGTGATGGGCCTGGCCAGATCGAGCAAGGCCTTGTTTCCACGCATGGTTGCCTGGACGTATGTGGAAGTGGTGCGCAACATCCCGCCGCTGGTCTTGATCTTCATTTTCTATTTTTTCCTGGCGGACCAGTTAATGTCTTTCCTGGGAGTGGATGCCCTGCTGCGCAACCTCCCGGACTGGGCCAGGGATCTGCTGCCCTGGGTGGCCGTGCCCGTGGACCGGATGCCCAATTTTCTGGCCGCCCTGCTCACCCTGGCTGTCTACGAAGGAGCCTACATCACCGAGCACGTCCGGTCCGGGATCCAGTCCGTAGAGCGGGGCCAGCGCGAGGCTGCCTATGCGCTGGGTTTGTCCTCCTGGCAGCAGATGCGCCACGTCATCTTTCCCCAGGCCCTGTCCCGGATCATCCCGCCGCTTTCCGGACAGTTCATCGCGACCATCAAGGACACGGCCATCGTCTCGGTCATCAGCGTGCAGGAACTGACCTTCCAAGGCTTGGAACTGATGGCCTCAACCTACATGACCTTTGAGATCATGATTACCATTACTGCTCTTTATCTGACCGTAACCCTCAGCTTCTCCTCCCTGGCGGGCCTGGTTGAGCGCCGGATGCGCAGAGTGTATGGATAA